The stretch of DNA cttcttctccttctcctcctgtagtGTGAGGAAAAATTGTGCTCAAAACACTTCGTTGATCGCATTTCATTGATAAACACGTGCTATGATCTCAcaatatttatttacctatcttatATGATTTCTTATTCCAAACTTCCCTCCCATGATTTAGTCTCTGACCTTCACATCTCTCTCATAACATCTCTTGCTGTTTGCACCCTCACCattctcctctcatttttaatctgatgtccttttcttcctctaataCCTTCCACTTCTCTGCTTCATGGTCTCCTCCACATCCTGTATTGCTAAACTCTAACctatctatttcctttcataCTACCCTATCCTTGATCTCAATCCTATTCACTCCTCTACTGGACTTGCTAACTGCCTCACCTCTATGGCCTTGAGGTGAGCCATGAGGTTGTTGTAGTGGTCTAGGGACTTGAAGTGTTCCTCAGTGTCAGCGGCCGAGGTGAGGCGTATCTGGGGACACGCCTTGCATCTGTAGTGGGACCGCTTCCAGATGAAGTTGAGGCCTGACAGTGGAGAGAAATGAAGCGATGGATAAATCAAGACTATAACAGATCTTGGcgttattaatgttatataaCCTCTAACATCAAAGTTGCACAGAACTCCACCATATGAGATAGATCTTGAGTGAGTATACATGCATTACACTATTTGCCCACAGACATTCCTCACCTTGAGGTATGGCTGGGTCATATGGCATAAGGTTCTCTGGGCTGGTCACTTCAGCATGTTGTGTCCTCTGCTTCATGTGCTTGATGGTGTCAGCAAACAGCATCCCTTCATCTGCAGACACATGTACAATaatataaatacatgaaaatgacTATGAAGGCTTTCATTAATATTACCAAATCTAAATTCATAAGTTCTTCACACTTTACAGTCAAGAGGAAGTTCACTCACCACTCTCTTCCACCCCAATATCCTCCACCTCATTCTCAGCTTCCATCTTCTGCCttcgctgctcctcctccagctggttCTGAGGGCGAGTGTGAGGGTTAGCCGGCTCCATTCTCTACTGTCCTGTCAACTCTGAACTAATTACATATGATGAGATTTTCACtggtcaaatttggatcaggCCATGGAGTGAAAATTTATATTGGTggtacaaaaataacaatataaaacaaattattaataCAAAAGTGAGCACCATTAACTACAGCTGGTCGCAATaatggaaaaattaataatggaTAATCTTATGGGCAATAATCAATAACTGGTGATGAATTTATTGTTCAATAACTGATAGATCCAAAATttcaataaagataaaaaaaataaaaaaaataaaaaaatttgatGAAtccatatctttatttttatctttatctcagaaaacttaaaaaaaactgtGATCTTGATAACAGCCAGCAAAGCCATTAATGTGCTAACCTTGAGGTGGATGAGGGAAAGCCGATGCTCCTCCAGATCAGCACGGTTGAAGAAAGTTGTGTTGCAGCAAACCACTCGCAGGTAGTTCCTCAGGGCCTGTGTGGGGAAAGGGATGCAAATTAAATCAGACAACATATACAAAGTAATGATTTCTGTCACAAATAGATTAACTGCTTAAAGTTACTGgacatagcagcagcagcagtcaacACTCACAATGTGCTCTACAGTCTTGGAATGTTCCCGGATGTAGCCAAACACCTCACACTGACACTTGCGGCACCTCATGATGGGGCCCTTGATGCCACGCCgcaggctcttcaacattttcctCTGAGACGCCAACTgtccagggagagagggaggcgtgTCATGAAAACAGAAGGCTACAATTTGACTGGTATTTAGTCAGTAACACATATTCAAAGGCAGAGaggtgagcacacacacacacacacacacacacacacacacacacacacacacacacacacacacacacacacactaccttggAGTTAGCCCTCAGGAAGTGAAGGATGGCAGCACCCTTGGCATGGAAGGAATACTTGAGTGTCTCGTGGCGCCGGCTCTCCAGATGCCTCATGTATGACTGCAAACATAATAGTTAGCTCTTCACAACTGCAGGACATGAATGCTGCTCTTCATCTCGGACCCAACAAACCAATCCAGTAAGTGGTGTCTTCTGGGTCTGCTTCCATCAATGCTGCTACAATGACCTTAGTACTTACTCCATACACATTTCAAAGTTCCTGCACCCTGCCAACCATCACCATCCCAATACCCTTCAATGGCATCCCTTTCCCCATCACCCTTCCCTTACCATTCCTATAACCCTCTCACCCATCATTCCATCATTCTCCCCTACCACTCCTATGGCATCCCTGTTCCCATCACCCTTCCCTACCAATCCTCCAATGAGGACCCTCTCCATCACAGCCCTGCTTCTGCCTCAGCTTACCTTTATGTCAGGGAACTTTGAAAGGCCACACATGTGACACTGCAGAGCCTCCCGCGGCAGCCATGTGATCTCCCCAGACTGtgcagagggaagaaaagaagagtgagtAAACAACCAATACAAAAAGCTCATAAAATTAGAATTACGGTCAACTTGGCTCCCAGCCCAGAGCATCTCAGTATGGTTCCCCCCAGAAGCAgcgtaggtgtgtgtggtgttatcgAGCCAAGTTAGCAGTGTTAAACTGAATAAACCGCATTATTCAATTGTATCTCCTTTAATATCAAGTTGCGTTAAATTGAAACTAAGTTATTCAAGTTAATCGAGAGTTGACTGTGTAAAGTGCAAACTGAGGTGGCAGAAATAAATCAAGTCAATTACAGAATAACATAGTAGTCACAGAACAAACCTCATTCTgcttcatcatctctgcttctttctccttcttgtcttctgaTTTGTCTTCTGTCTTTCCTGTTGATGACCCTgctgcttcctctccctccttgccctccttctcctcctcttgttcagaCTTAGCCTCCCCCTTCACTGCACTGGAGGATGCTTCAGTCTCCTCTTTggcctcctcttcatccatctTTGTTTCCTCACTGCTGGGCAACAGAAACACTCAGCCATGATCAAGGGAGTGGTGGGAGGAACAGACTTTTATGGCAGTGGGAATCAGTGAGctaggaacagagaagagatggGTGGGATCAAAAGCAATTATGCACATTTTGTAGTAGATAAAGATAACCTTTGTATGACATGAACTTTAATTGAATTCTATAGGGACAGCATttacgagtatttttttttttttttttttttccgttggcATCACATGTCTGTGAAGCCCCAGGGGCACAAAACAAACTACTTGGCACCCACCTGTTGGTGTCTCCTGCATCACACGCCATCATGAAGTGAAAGTGATTGTGGTGTTCGTCTCTAACTTAGACTAACTTAAGGAtacccaacacaacacataaCCCTTCCCCTGCTGCAAGTTTCCTACACACAagatgtgcacacacacacacacgcatgcacacacacgcacacacacacacacacacacacacacacacacacacacacacacacacacacacacacacacgtgttccTAACAGTTCTTGCTTTACATTCGTGATGCCAGCCATTGATAAGTTACTGTAGCATATTCATTTTTCACTGTCATAAGCAACTGTCTTCAAAATACCCCAGGAATGTACAGTTCACATGTATATGTTCAAGTTTTAAAGATGCAAGCAATTTGTAGACAGCAATGCAATGTTCATTGCTTTCCAGGATATTGACCAGGACAATGCTGCccaaacaaaaatgaaattttGGAGCAAGAAAGACATGGCTTGAGAACACACCCACATATCAGGTGCACAATGCCTCTCcacatatggaaaaaaaaaaaaaaaaagcctgtttTGATGTCATCAATGCAAGGAACTTCCTATTTCCACACAATTGCAAAATTTCATATGTTAAATTGTGAAATGGGCAGATCCAGTGCTCTCAGTAATAATGATGCCTATCCAAGCTTGCTGGTATTGATTCTGCCACAAAAATTTCATGTTCCCTTAAAGACTACAACCATGTGACAGATGTGTCACACACTAAATCAAAAGTTCATTCTCAAACAATGAATTACACCACTGCAAAGACTGAAAACAACCATATTTTTGTTAACTCAGGTATTCTGGAAGTCACATAAATGGTTTAGTATCTTTGTAACTTTGATCTCATGTATTGTTCTCATTACATTACATCACCATATAAGGTCAAGTACCTTTGCCTCTCTCATATACAGCCGATACACTGGCAGACACCAACATGTAAAGCAAGACCAGTTGGTGCACATTCTACGCGCATGACAAAGACTTTAAAATCAAAACACTTCCACCAGTGACTTACATATACAACAGCAAAAAGGCATAACTCATCACACATAATAAATATCAAGGACTCACAACCCCTGACATTACAAGTACAGTACACTTCATGTGGGGATGACACTGGTGTGCTCACCTAACtccctcctggcagcctcaaCACCAGAAGGTGTCTTCCTCAATGCTGCCGCCTAGCCTAAACCTGGACCAAGGTGACTACAGGACTGGGACACTAGTGTCTGCAGCAGGCACACACCACTTCCCTCTATGGGGTGGCCCTGCCCGGGGTGGCACCTGGTGGCTGCTTCACTGATAGCATTATTCTAATAGAACAGGCATGTCAAGTCATCTCCAAAACTGAATGCCTTCAAAGACTTTTCTTTATCACAGATTGGCAACTTTGgggcttttttttatacaaacaAATTCAgcccactttctttccttcatgtaaGATAATGAAACACTTGTGTTATCTCAACAAAAGACTCCACACAAGTGTGTAATGATAGCACAGCTAGCACAGAAGGCACTTCTCCTCCCCCAGGCACTTGGGTCTCTTGAGGGAAGAGGAGCCACCACCTTACTGTGAGCCAGGGTCAGTGTGGCACCTTGGGCACTAAGCCACTCATGCCCACCAAAGCACCACAGCAGGGTACACTCacaaccaccatcgccaccacagCCAGGTCACATGAATGAAGGGGGGGGAAAAATGAAGCAACTTTAGGACTGAAAGTCAAAAGGAGTGGAGGCATCACAGAACAGAAAGAATGATGATGTGGACTGAAATAAACAGTGTTGCTCCCTCACATAGCTCCTCTCCTGGCAAGCTCTCTAGtcaaaaatgaagggaaaagaacatCTTGCAGGCCAGAGATTTGGTGCGTGGCGGCAGGACTCTGAGTCCTCATGGCCCTACCCGGCCAGGTAACTCGCACCTCGGCCACACTACACTGAAAAGTAAAGGCGGGCcgggagcagcagcagccctCCCTGGCGCTTACCTCTGGGGGCCCTGGGCCGCACTGGtgccagcggcggcggcggtgctcTCTCTTTCCAGGTCGTCCGACAGGTCCTGCTCCTCCTTGGCCCGGCCCTCCCGCCCAGGGCCCTTACCACTCCTGGTATCATGCCAGGGCTTGCCCCGCCGGGCCTTGGCCACCCTGCGGGCCTGGTAGTCAGTGCTGCCGCCGTGGTGGTCCCCTCGAGGGTATGAGGGGCCGCCCCGGCGGTCCCAGGTACGCCGGGGGCTGTAGCGAGGGGGGTACCTGCGGGCGGGGGGCGGACGCAGCTCGTCCTGTGGAAGACACTCACCGCTCAGTCTCCCCCGCCCACTCTGAGCAGAGCTCCTTCAAGGGTGGGCTCCCCCAGCCGGTGGCTGCCCCAGCGAGGCACTCACGGCCCATAGCGCTGCCTCACACACTCAGGGTGCCAATCATTATATGGGATCAACATACTGTGATAATTTCTTTCAGGGAAGTAAACATTTATGAGTCACTGACATTCCAGTAGACCTGAGCATAAAACATTAGTTTCATGAGGACGGTAGTCAGTGCTGAAGGCAAAGTGACAGGTATGAGGtcaccacgaccatcactacCTGCTGTAGctccctcctcactctctcctctcagggagTCATAATTCCTCCATCTtgatcatccttctccttccactcctattcctcctcctcctccttctcctctcactgcTCACCCTGAGCGAACCACAGGGCAGCCTCACcaatcctccctcttccttccttcctcgtccctccttctcctcccactttctcctcctcctcccagaccaATGATGAACATTCACAGGCTTGGGGTACAATTCTGCTGTACAAACATACAACTGAAATCATTAGTTCCCTTAGATCCATTTTATAAATTGAGTATCAAGAACAGCCAGTCTCTGAGATGATCAAAATGAGGTAAATTTAGGAGTTCAACACATTCAAGCACTTTCCTACAGAAGTCTCCCTGTCTTCATTTGTCCCCCAACTCTCTAGTCTCCAGGCTACTCACCCACTCCATGCGCCTCATCTTCCTCGGGGGTGGCCCGTGCTCCCATACGTCCCGGCCCTCACCCATGGCCGAGTCCTGCAGAGGCAAGGCAGTCAATGGctcagagaggaagaaggttgTACATATACTCATGAGTCTGACTCTTAAATGTTACAGTGGATATCACAACCATTTTACCACAAGCAATGAGAATGATGGTGTAAAGAGAATAGCACATTACTGCAGGCATCACACCTGCATGGACAGTGGCATTCCAGATAGTGCAGCTCTATCAATGTAACACAGTTCATGGTGTTACTGACATGTTTATTACACGTACAACTATTAAAGATTTCAGAACCTGTGACCTCAGACCGAGTTCTACCTTTGCTGCAGTCTTAATGAATCCattcaagaaacaaagaaacagtaaCACAATAGCTAATGTTTCCTAATAGTATCATGGAGCTGATCAATTTCTTCAGTGAAGTTCCTTTAGCCTCTTCTTGCACCACAATACTGGCACAGTGGTGGATTGTTTACAGCCGAGGAATTGTCACTACTGCACCTCTTGTCTTGTTGGCCTTACAGctttaatggtggtggtctgtGACCAGGATCAAGGTATGGATTTCCACACTGACCCATCAAGATTTATAAATATGAAACAAACACTCCAATGCCAAGAAAAGGCACTTaattacacacaaaataataagtaaaaggGAAACATTAGATCCACAGGGAAATAAACACGACGCCGGCTTACGGATGAGAGGACAGCGTTGAGAATATTCAGAGCCAGCTTGGACTTGTCGTTGCCCATCTGACTCAGCTGATTGAGGGAGCCAATCAGCTGGGAGGTGCCTGCCCCACCCCCACCTCCCCCGCTGCTCCCCATGCCCATGCCAGTGGCCCCGAAGGCTGAGGCGTGGGCCCCATAGCCGCCCCCGCCACCCACCTCCCGAGGGCCCATGCCGGCATCCCAGGGATTCACTATGTGGCCACCGGTGCGCCGGGAGTCGCTGTacctgcacacaaacacacatcagtGACTTCAAATACATGCTACACAAGCTcatcattaaggaaagaaagTCAACACAACACTTGATTCACAGTGATTAAATCCAATATTCATATTTATGAATGAAAATCTCCCAGATTTATCTCAATTATACTGGAAACACAC from Portunus trituberculatus isolate SZX2019 chromosome 9, ASM1759143v1, whole genome shotgun sequence encodes:
- the LOC123501608 gene encoding glutamic acid-rich protein-like isoform X1, whose translation is MPSHYDKGEYDSRDGGGSGRYRGRGRGRGNYAWGSRVGNSSSGGGGRGYSRGGAGGGGGSSGGSRYRGGGGHGVASSSYRETTASYHDRYSDSRRTGGHIVNPWDAGMGPREVGGGGGYGAHASAFGATGMGMGSSGGGGGGAGTSQLIGSLNQLSQMGNDKSKLALNILNAVLSSDSAMGEGRDVWEHGPPPRKMRRMEWDELRPPPARRYPPRYSPRRTWDRRGGPSYPRGDHHGGSTDYQARRVAKARRGKPWHDTRSGKGPGREGRAKEEQDLSDDLERESTAAAAGTSAAQGPQSSEETKMDEEEAKEETEASSSAVKGEAKSEQEEEKEGKEGEEAAGSSTGKTEDKSEDKKEKEAEMMKQNESGEITWLPREALQCHMCGLSKFPDIKSYMRHLESRRHETLKYSFHAKGAAILHFLRANSKLASQRKMLKSLRRGIKGPIMRCRKCQCEVFGYIREHSKTVEHIALRNYLRVVCCNTTFFNRADLEEHRLSLIHLKNQLEEEQRRQKMEAENEVEDIGVEESDEGMLFADTIKHMKQRTQHAEVTSPENLMPYDPAIPQGLNFIWKRSHYRCKACPQIRLTSAADTEEHFKSLDHYNNLMAHLKAIEEEKEKKRLEEEEEARKAEAERKKKEEAEAKAAEEAEGEGEDKEKESGEQDTEKQETPLDENEDSKKNGDVEGEEGEDEGEEEEATTATRTAEEEEEEEEEEEETSFNFEEDMHNMETVDEACDDGEMEGGLEGSLLEEEEEGKELASGGAEVDELLDISCLDEVGEELEEFSKDQPPETVKCEDKGKEEEKEKTKAEEEKSKPKESDKTKETPAKEEEEPEESTKKESGKREREEEEEPAVVTAVVEGRGRGGRASGTPRGRRGRGRGRARSARN
- the LOC123501608 gene encoding glutamic acid-rich protein-like isoform X3 translates to MPSHYDKGEYDSRDGGGSGRYRGRGRGRGNYAWGSRVGNSSSGGGGRGYSRGGAGGGGGSSGGSRYRGGGGHGVASSSYRETTASYHDRYSDSRRTGGHIVNPWDAGMGPREDSAMGEGRDVWEHGPPPRKMRRMEWDELRPPPARRYPPRYSPRRTWDRRGGPSYPRGDHHGGSTDYQARRVAKARRGKPWHDTRSGKGPGREGRAKEEQDLSDDLERESTAAAAGTSAAQGPQSSEETKMDEEEAKEETEASSSAVKGEAKSEQEEEKEGKEGEEAAGSSTGKTEDKSEDKKEKEAEMMKQNESGEITWLPREALQCHMCGLSKFPDIKSYMRHLESRRHETLKYSFHAKGAAILHFLRANSKLASQRKMLKSLRRGIKGPIMRCRKCQCEVFGYIREHSKTVEHIALRNYLRVVCCNTTFFNRADLEEHRLSLIHLKNQLEEEQRRQKMEAENEVEDIGVEESDEGMLFADTIKHMKQRTQHAEVTSPENLMPYDPAIPQGLNFIWKRSHYRCKACPQIRLTSAADTEEHFKSLDHYNNLMAHLKAIEEEKEKKRLEEEEEARKAEAERKKKEEAEAKAAEEAEGEGEDKEKESGEQDTEKQETPLDENEDSKKNGDVEGEEGEDEGEEEEATTATRTAEEEEEEEEEEEETSFNFEEDMHNMETVDEACDDGEMEGGLEGSLLEEEEEGKELASGGAEVDELLDISCLDEVGEELEEFSKDQPPETVKCEDKGKEEEKEKTKAEEEKSKPKESDKTKETPAKEEEEPEESTKKESGKREREEEEEPAVVTAVVEGRGRGGRASGTPRGRRGRGRGRARSARN
- the LOC123501608 gene encoding glutamic acid-rich protein-like isoform X2; amino-acid sequence: MPSHYDKGEYDSRDGGGSGRYRGRGRGRGNYAWGSRVGNSSSGGGGRGYSRGGAGGGGGSSGGSRYRGGGGHGVASSSYRETTASYHDRYSDSRRTGGHIVNPWDAGMGPREVGGGGGYGAHASAFGATGMGMGSSGGGGGGAGTSQLIGSLNQLSQMGNDKSKLALNILNAVLSSDSAMGEGRDVWEHGPPPRKMRRMEWDELRPPPARRYPPRYSPRRTWDRRGGPSYPRGDHHGGSTDYQARRVAKARRGKPWHDTRSGKGPGREGRAKEEQDLSDDLERESTAAAAGTSAAQGPQSEETKMDEEEAKEETEASSSAVKGEAKSEQEEEKEGKEGEEAAGSSTGKTEDKSEDKKEKEAEMMKQNESGEITWLPREALQCHMCGLSKFPDIKSYMRHLESRRHETLKYSFHAKGAAILHFLRANSKLASQRKMLKSLRRGIKGPIMRCRKCQCEVFGYIREHSKTVEHIALRNYLRVVCCNTTFFNRADLEEHRLSLIHLKNQLEEEQRRQKMEAENEVEDIGVEESDEGMLFADTIKHMKQRTQHAEVTSPENLMPYDPAIPQGLNFIWKRSHYRCKACPQIRLTSAADTEEHFKSLDHYNNLMAHLKAIEEEKEKKRLEEEEEARKAEAERKKKEEAEAKAAEEAEGEGEDKEKESGEQDTEKQETPLDENEDSKKNGDVEGEEGEDEGEEEEATTATRTAEEEEEEEEEEEETSFNFEEDMHNMETVDEACDDGEMEGGLEGSLLEEEEEGKELASGGAEVDELLDISCLDEVGEELEEFSKDQPPETVKCEDKGKEEEKEKTKAEEEKSKPKESDKTKETPAKEEEEPEESTKKESGKREREEEEEPAVVTAVVEGRGRGGRASGTPRGRRGRGRGRARSARN